In Methanothermococcus thermolithotrophicus DSM 2095, one DNA window encodes the following:
- a CDS encoding DNA cytosine methyltransferase — MKFIDLFCGCGGFSRGFVEEGFVPLLSIEIDENAANSYALNYNGVLYEKRYNNLVQKDMYFKLEDFLTSEDIVEFKKLNKYDRLNPVVINDDIRNIHSLNILRKIKEVHDTEEVDLVIGGPPCEAYTGANPKREKNPIDRLYKNEMGRLVLEYIRIVGDLQPKVFVMENVPGILSYEIKESIEKEFKRVGYDDIYFNTLWAEDYGNPSERKRVFVSNVQIKPKKAEKRVYVIEVIEDLEIGKNILNHEGAPLSNRFLKRLHKLRYGSGLVKFKSPCGVLDNYIKLHPHRISETVMGKRRFIHPYEDRLLTVREQARLMGYPDYHIFVGGRESQYNQVGESVPPTLSRVIAKALKPSLL; from the coding sequence ATGAAATTTATAGATTTATTTTGTGGCTGTGGCGGATTTTCTCGTGGATTTGTAGAAGAAGGATTTGTTCCCTTACTTTCAATTGAGATAGATGAAAATGCCGCAAATTCTTATGCTTTAAATTATAACGGAGTCCTCTATGAAAAGAGATATAACAACTTAGTTCAAAAGGACATGTATTTTAAACTGGAAGACTTTCTAACATCTGAAGACATCGTAGAGTTTAAAAAACTGAACAAATACGATAGATTGAACCCTGTAGTGATAAATGATGATATAAGAAACATTCACTCTTTAAACATTCTTAGAAAAATTAAAGAAGTTCATGATACCGAAGAAGTTGATTTAGTTATTGGAGGACCTCCCTGTGAAGCCTACACTGGAGCAAATCCAAAACGAGAAAAAAATCCAATCGATAGGCTTTATAAAAATGAGATGGGAAGGCTGGTTCTCGAGTACATTAGAATAGTTGGAGATTTACAGCCAAAAGTTTTTGTTATGGAGAATGTTCCCGGGATTCTAAGTTATGAGATAAAGGAAAGTATAGAAAAAGAATTTAAGAGAGTAGGGTATGATGATATATACTTCAATACCCTATGGGCTGAAGATTATGGAAATCCTTCCGAGAGAAAAAGGGTTTTTGTTTCAAATGTTCAAATAAAACCAAAAAAAGCAGAAAAAAGAGTATATGTTATTGAGGTAATTGAAGATTTGGAAATCGGTAAAAATATATTAAATCATGAAGGAGCTCCCCTGTCAAATAGGTTTTTAAAAAGGCTTCATAAACTTAGATATGGCTCAGGACTGGTTAAATTTAAAAGCCCCTGTGGTGTCCTGGACAACTATATTAAGTTACACCCTCATAGAATCTCTGAAACTGTGATGGGAAAAAGAAGGTTTATACATCCGTATGAGGATAGGCTGTTGACTGTTAGAGAACAAGCTAGATTAATGGGATATCCTGACTATCATATATTTGTAGGTGGTAGGGAGTCACAGTATAACCAAGTTGGAGAAAGTGTTCCCCCTACTCTTTCAAGAGTCATAGCCAAAGCTTTAAAACCAAGCCTTTTATAA
- a CDS encoding CoA-binding protein, giving the protein MVVEYMLKDDEIKRILQESRTVVVVGISPNPEKPSYFVSESVKKCGFKIYFVNPKYSGQEILGEKVYPAIKDIPDEIDIVVVFRKPSEVPHIAEEAKEKGFKTFWLQPGTENKEVVEQLLKEGYKVVVGRCIRVECRKIYNG; this is encoded by the coding sequence ATGGTAGTTGAATATATGTTAAAGGACGATGAAATAAAAAGAATACTACAGGAGAGCAGGACTGTGGTGGTTGTGGGCATTTCTCCAAACCCTGAAAAACCCAGTTATTTTGTTTCAGAAAGTGTTAAAAAATGCGGATTTAAGATTTATTTTGTAAATCCAAAGTATTCTGGACAGGAAATATTGGGAGAAAAAGTTTACCCCGCTATAAAGGATATACCAGATGAAATCGATATAGTTGTCGTATTTAGAAAACCTTCGGAAGTTCCACATATTGCTGAAGAAGCGAAGGAAAAAGGATTTAAAACTTTCTGGTTACAGCCCGGGACGGAAAATAAAGAAGTTGTAGAACAATTACTAAAAGAAGGTTACAAAGTAGTGGTTGGAAGATGTATTAGAGTAGAATGTCGAAAAATTTATAATGGCTAA
- the argH gene encoding argininosuccinate lyase, with product MNILRRGRLGNNVKEEVMRYTTSLDFDKEIFESDILCDIAHTIMLMERNIIPKENAVKIIEELREIMKKGMDSLNLDPSLDDIHMVIESGLIEKLGEDVAGRMHTGRSRNDEVATDLRLSLREKILEILELLIKMEKNILKLAKENKETLTVGYTHLQHAQPVTFGHLLLSYVSAIERDICRLLDVYKRINISPLGCGAMATTGFDIDRNRTAELLGFDGLIENSMDGVSARDFIVETMAHLSMLGTNLSKICEELILFSTYEFGTIEIAYEYTSTSSIMPQKKNPDVAEIARAKLSTLNGNLVSVLTILKALPNTYNRDLQEISPHLWKSVYTTIDTIKMIDGMVCSLKINKGRMKELAEKNYSTATELADTLVRECGIAFRMAHGIVGEVVRKSIEEKKEVIDIVDEVLEKYNITLEKEKIINALDPMGNVKLRDVIGGPAPKEVERAINSFENRIKTYEKEVNEKTEKIKKVKEILLESEIK from the coding sequence ATGAACATCCTAAGAAGGGGACGACTGGGAAACAACGTCAAAGAAGAGGTCATGAGATACACCACAAGCTTGGATTTCGACAAAGAAATATTTGAAAGTGATATACTGTGCGATATAGCTCATACCATCATGTTAATGGAAAGAAACATAATTCCAAAGGAAAACGCAGTTAAAATAATAGAAGAGCTCAGGGAAATAATGAAAAAAGGAATGGATAGTTTAAACTTAGATCCATCCTTGGACGACATACACATGGTTATTGAAAGTGGGCTAATAGAAAAACTTGGTGAAGATGTTGCAGGAAGAATGCACACTGGAAGAAGTAGAAACGATGAAGTTGCAACAGATCTGAGACTTTCACTAAGGGAAAAAATACTTGAAATTCTGGAATTACTGATAAAAATGGAAAAAAATATCTTAAAACTTGCAAAAGAAAACAAAGAAACTCTTACTGTTGGATATACGCACCTACAACATGCACAACCGGTCACGTTTGGACATCTACTATTGAGTTATGTTTCTGCAATTGAAAGAGACATCTGCAGGCTTTTAGATGTTTATAAAAGGATAAATATTTCACCTCTCGGATGCGGAGCAATGGCCACAACTGGATTCGACATAGATAGAAATAGAACTGCAGAACTACTCGGATTCGATGGATTAATTGAAAATTCAATGGACGGGGTTTCTGCAAGGGATTTCATAGTTGAAACTATGGCCCACCTATCGATGCTTGGAACAAACCTTTCAAAAATCTGTGAGGAATTGATACTATTCTCAACCTATGAATTTGGAACAATTGAAATAGCCTACGAATACACTTCAACATCCTCAATAATGCCTCAAAAGAAGAATCCAGATGTTGCAGAGATTGCAAGGGCAAAGTTATCAACATTGAATGGAAACCTAGTAAGTGTTTTAACAATTTTAAAAGCACTTCCGAACACGTACAATAGAGATTTGCAGGAAATAAGCCCGCATCTATGGAAAAGTGTATATACAACAATAGACACCATCAAAATGATCGATGGAATGGTCTGTTCTTTAAAAATAAACAAGGGAAGAATGAAGGAGCTCGCAGAAAAGAATTACTCAACTGCAACTGAATTAGCAGATACTTTAGTTAGAGAATGTGGAATAGCCTTTAGAATGGCCCACGGTATTGTAGGAGAGGTTGTAAGGAAATCTATTGAAGAAAAAAAGGAAGTTATAGATATTGTTGACGAGGTTCTGGAAAAATATAACATAACTCTTGAAAAAGAAAAAATAATAAATGCACTTGACCCTATGGGGAATGTTAAACTAAGAGATGTAATTGGTGGTCCTGCACCAAAAGAAGTTGAAAGAGCCATTAATTCCTTTGAAAATAGAATAAAAACCTATGAAAAAGAAGTAAACGAAAAAACTGAAAAAATTAAAAAAGTAAAAGAGATACTACTGGAATCAGAAATAAAATAA